Proteins from one Halovivax limisalsi genomic window:
- a CDS encoding amidohydrolase family protein, with protein sequence MTVSVTDPDVVIHDALVMTVDGDNELLQRGTIVVSDGRLAAVRETEPGDGNAPADVVVDGSGTLVMPGLVNAHAHLELTPVIGGVSELGLLELWGHLWAVYSRIGAGDFSYLIEAGYELAALNFLTGGITTTNSMDMRPRPGAEAFGRAGLRAFFGAPLSDLFWDVPVDDQFARARDFVEEYHRSYDGRIRATICPHDDWSCTSELWERVADLAAEYPDLLVHTHLLELEASNTMARANGAADSLDLLEDVGLLDDRLVAAHFRLASDEDVRRTSRADASVVHCPSVFCHWNPNPDDQWTPVPSLRDAGVDVGLGLDDHYWHDSYDLFGEARQARLAANLERGTGQFTARELVRMLTIDGARALSVGDEIGSLEPGKRADLIVLDLTKPKFAPVNDAFAHVANQAGPADVQTVIVDGDVVMRDGEIETVDPEAVLERATSAIERFEDATGWTFDNHGTESPSPVDAVRDAPKRGPARLIARLATRSARETIGGYVRR encoded by the coding sequence ATGACGGTGTCCGTCACCGATCCCGACGTCGTCATTCACGACGCCCTCGTGATGACGGTCGACGGCGACAACGAATTGCTACAGCGCGGAACGATCGTCGTCTCCGACGGCCGACTGGCCGCGGTTCGCGAGACGGAGCCCGGCGACGGGAACGCCCCCGCGGATGTCGTCGTCGACGGGTCCGGGACCCTCGTCATGCCGGGCCTCGTCAACGCCCACGCGCACCTCGAACTGACGCCGGTTATCGGCGGCGTCAGCGAGCTTGGCCTCCTCGAACTCTGGGGACACCTGTGGGCAGTGTACAGCAGAATCGGCGCCGGCGACTTCTCGTACCTGATCGAAGCGGGATACGAACTCGCCGCGCTGAACTTCCTGACGGGAGGGATCACGACGACCAATTCGATGGACATGCGCCCGCGACCGGGCGCGGAGGCCTTCGGCCGCGCCGGCCTCCGCGCGTTTTTCGGCGCGCCGCTCTCCGATCTCTTCTGGGACGTTCCGGTCGACGACCAGTTCGCGCGAGCGCGGGACTTCGTCGAGGAGTACCACCGCTCGTACGACGGACGGATACGGGCGACGATCTGCCCGCACGACGACTGGTCGTGTACGAGCGAATTGTGGGAGCGAGTTGCCGACCTCGCCGCCGAGTATCCCGACCTCCTCGTCCACACGCACCTGCTCGAACTTGAGGCCAGTAACACGATGGCGCGGGCCAACGGCGCCGCCGATTCGCTCGACCTGCTCGAGGACGTGGGATTGCTCGACGATCGACTGGTCGCGGCCCACTTCCGACTGGCGAGCGACGAGGACGTTCGCCGCACGTCGCGGGCGGACGCATCGGTCGTCCACTGCCCGTCCGTGTTCTGTCACTGGAATCCGAATCCGGACGACCAGTGGACCCCGGTCCCGTCGCTCAGGGACGCTGGCGTCGACGTCGGGCTGGGTCTCGACGACCACTACTGGCACGATTCCTACGACCTCTTCGGCGAAGCCAGGCAAGCTCGACTCGCCGCCAACCTCGAACGGGGAACGGGACAGTTCACCGCCAGGGAGCTCGTCCGCATGCTCACCATCGACGGGGCCCGCGCACTCTCCGTCGGCGACGAGATCGGCAGCCTCGAACCGGGAAAACGGGCCGACCTGATCGTGCTCGATCTGACGAAGCCAAAATTCGCGCCGGTGAACGACGCCTTCGCCCACGTGGCGAACCAGGCCGGCCCCGCCGACGTGCAGACGGTCATCGTGGACGGCGACGTCGTGATGCGCGACGGCGAGATCGAGACGGTGGATCCGGAGGCCGTGCTCGAGCGGGCGACGAGCGCGATCGAGCGGTTCGAGGACGCAACCGGGTGGACGTTCGACAACCACGGGACCGAATCCCCGAGTCCCGTCGACGCGGTTCGGGACGCCCCGAAACGGGGCCCGGCGAGGCTGATCGCCCGGCTCGCGACGCGGTCCGCCCGAGAAACGATCGGCGGATACGTCCGCAGGTGA
- a CDS encoding helix-turn-helix domain-containing protein gives MKYLRVTATPDPELVPRAYEIVSERGPVTELRVLDWNLAASGAGTVLYAVEGSATDFRAAALETEGVDGVALTDEDADPSYALLEARSAAMPFFETMVAAVARAGMIVRRPLVYRDGASHGHVVGKSGPLQEMLTELSPDVDFDVTAVGEFPCPAEDRSTRLTDRQREVVQVALAMGYYERPRRITHEEIAAELDCGVSTVTEHLQKAEDKLIRSAIGDEIRHCGVRG, from the coding sequence ATGAAGTATCTTCGCGTGACGGCCACCCCCGATCCTGAACTGGTGCCGCGAGCGTACGAGATCGTCTCCGAGCGCGGGCCGGTAACGGAACTACGCGTTCTCGACTGGAACCTCGCGGCGTCCGGCGCCGGGACCGTGCTGTACGCCGTCGAGGGGTCGGCCACCGACTTTCGGGCGGCTGCGCTCGAGACCGAGGGCGTCGACGGCGTGGCGCTCACCGACGAGGACGCAGATCCGTCCTACGCCCTGCTCGAGGCCCGATCGGCGGCGATGCCGTTCTTCGAGACGATGGTCGCTGCGGTGGCCAGGGCCGGGATGATCGTGCGTCGCCCGCTCGTCTACCGGGACGGCGCCTCGCACGGTCACGTCGTCGGGAAATCGGGTCCCCTTCAGGAGATGCTAACCGAACTTTCGCCCGACGTCGATTTCGACGTGACGGCCGTCGGCGAGTTCCCGTGTCCGGCGGAGGATCGTTCGACGCGGCTCACGGACCGACAGCGGGAGGTGGTCCAGGTCGCCCTCGCCATGGGATACTACGAACGACCGCGGCGAATCACCCACGAGGAGATCGCCGCCGAACTCGACTGCGGGGTGAGTACGGTCACCGAGCACTTACAAAAGGCCGAAGACAAACTGATCCGGTCGGCGATCGGCGACGAGATCCGGCACTGCGGGGTCCGAGGGTAG